In one window of Nitrospirota bacterium DNA:
- a CDS encoding HPF/RaiA family ribosome-associated protein, producing the protein MIYNVFYKNLEPMPLVEEQLEKKVKKVEELLATYDDDVVKLDVTFEKHARREEYYTSLTLALPKKTLRATDTGFDSFNSMNNTFEELLREVKKYKDLLKREHTYKDRRAEKKPRTLKTEEEE; encoded by the coding sequence ATGATCTACAACGTATTCTATAAAAATCTTGAACCAATGCCTCTGGTTGAAGAACAGCTTGAAAAAAAGGTAAAAAAGGTGGAAGAACTTTTAGCGACTTATGATGATGATGTGGTTAAACTTGATGTAACCTTTGAAAAACATGCAAGACGCGAAGAGTATTATACATCCCTCACCCTTGCACTTCCAAAGAAGACACTCAGGGCAACGGATACAGGATTTGATTCTTTTAACTCTATGAACAATACCTTTGAAGAGTTGCTGAGAGAGGTAAAAAAATACAAAGACCTGCTGAAGAGAGAACACACTTATAAAGACCGCAGGGCTGAGAAGAAACCAAGGACCCTGAAGACGGAAGAAGAAGAATAA
- the rfaE2 gene encoding D-glycero-beta-D-manno-heptose 1-phosphate adenylyltransferase, producing the protein MVVELPELVGIIDKLKQEGKRIVFTNGCFDIIHLGHVTYLKKAREYGDILIVGLNSDESVKGIKGDKRPVIPQGERAEVLSSIRYVDFVVIFNEPDPYKTITAIKPDVLVKGGDWAIENIIGRDIVESRGGTVCNIPYIEGASSTNIIEEILKRFNNN; encoded by the coding sequence ATGGTAGTTGAGCTTCCTGAACTAGTCGGCATCATTGATAAACTAAAGCAGGAAGGAAAACGTATCGTATTTACTAACGGGTGTTTTGATATTATCCATCTTGGGCACGTAACCTATTTAAAAAAGGCAAGAGAGTATGGCGACATACTTATTGTCGGACTGAACAGTGATGAGTCTGTGAAGGGTATTAAAGGAGACAAACGGCCTGTTATCCCACAGGGAGAACGGGCCGAAGTTCTTTCATCAATACGGTATGTTGATTTTGTAGTAATCTTCAATGAACCGGACCCTTATAAAACTATTACAGCCATTAAGCCTGATGTCCTTGTTAAAGGAGGAGACTGGGCCATAGAAAATATCATCGGCAGGGATATTGTGGAATCCCGTGGTGGAACAGTTTGCAACATTCCATACATCGAAGGCGCATCGTCAACGAATATCATTGAAGAGATATTGAAAAGATTTAATAACAACTGA
- the bamA gene encoding outer membrane protein assembly factor BamA gives MKYLLYILTFIILFSSVNAYSQDDLSAFAGRKIYSVKSISVSGLTDKSIEKVCDIKSGDIFSVSAIRGCIVSFFQKGIFKDIQVEAYEEMDGVMLQFTFIEKIKVAAIKVEGSDYYSAKKIKASAGVKIGDEFTEDVTASVREHLLDLYRGQGFFDADVDVKSGSLEGDGTGVGSGLFIKVNEGKRAKVSAVILNGNRVFSDNDIKDVMKIREGKYYIEKDVYAGIKALDKFYPDKGYIKIMISPPDIIYDREKREILISLYIEAGPHVEILFEGVEDVKPEVLQKELLFRKEKSVDAAVIDESIDMMTRYYRDMGYYLARITYALEKPDENNIRIKFHVTEGISVLIKEIRFTGNSYFDSKILMEFLNTKEEKFFLEDVLQEDIKDIANLYKSNGFLGVKITYDVSFIEEDMTLNLSINIEEGVQTHISGISITGNQKFSTQGLKRSIKSREGKPFNESHVVDDMYTIQSLYVQKGHLYAGVDLKTRYSEDKKGVGIDYAVSEDKPVYLGNIFITGNSFTKDYVIRRELLIKEGDLYSYENILRSQRRLLSLGYVRDVRLEPVNPDVKEHRKDIAVHIDEGFPGTVELGVGYGDVERFRGTFEARYKNLLGTGRQVSMKVEGSSIEQKYGVGYKEPWIFGYQADGRINVADQMEKKKSFNRRTFGLTTGIDKSFSDFVKGSLMFQYEDVKLSDVSPTAILTSEDTGKTEVATINPSLMIDRRDDPFNPKRGQFYSIAFREAAQLIGSTPQFVKINLQSSFFYSPFSRVVLALSARGGAAWNFGESTEVPIFERYFAGGRSTVRGYDQEKLGIPGKTIIYDGQSWNPTGGNMMVVLNGEIRFPLFKGLGMVTFVDGGNVWRKIEEFDAAEIKKTAGLGIRYDTPVGPLRLDMGCKLDKEAGEDKCVLHFTLGHAF, from the coding sequence GTGAAATATCTTTTATATATACTGACATTCATAATACTTTTCTCTTCCGTAAACGCTTATTCTCAGGATGATCTGAGTGCGTTTGCCGGCAGGAAGATATATTCTGTCAAGTCAATCTCTGTTTCAGGTCTTACAGACAAAAGCATTGAAAAGGTGTGTGACATAAAAAGCGGGGACATTTTTTCCGTATCTGCGATAAGGGGGTGTATTGTATCTTTTTTCCAGAAAGGGATATTTAAGGATATTCAGGTTGAGGCTTATGAGGAAATGGACGGGGTGATGCTTCAGTTCACCTTTATAGAAAAGATAAAAGTAGCGGCTATAAAGGTAGAAGGGTCTGATTATTATTCAGCAAAAAAGATTAAGGCCTCTGCCGGGGTTAAGATTGGGGATGAGTTTACAGAGGATGTAACGGCTTCTGTAAGGGAACATCTGCTTGATCTGTACAGGGGACAAGGGTTCTTTGATGCAGATGTTGATGTAAAGAGTGGGTCATTAGAAGGTGATGGGACAGGCGTCGGCAGTGGGCTGTTTATAAAAGTAAATGAAGGCAAGCGGGCAAAGGTATCGGCTGTTATATTAAATGGAAACCGGGTATTTAGTGATAATGATATAAAGGATGTAATGAAAATACGGGAAGGGAAATATTACATTGAAAAGGATGTGTATGCAGGTATTAAAGCCCTTGATAAATTTTATCCGGATAAAGGATATATTAAAATAATGATAAGCCCCCCGGACATAATCTATGACAGGGAAAAGAGGGAAATCCTTATATCACTTTATATTGAGGCCGGGCCGCATGTAGAGATTTTATTTGAAGGTGTAGAGGACGTGAAACCTGAAGTCCTGCAAAAGGAGCTTTTGTTCAGGAAGGAGAAATCCGTTGATGCCGCTGTAATTGATGAATCAATAGACATGATGACAAGGTATTACAGAGATATGGGATATTACCTGGCAAGGATAACTTACGCTCTGGAAAAACCTGATGAAAACAATATCAGGATCAAGTTTCATGTAACAGAAGGTATCTCCGTTTTAATCAAGGAGATCCGGTTTACAGGTAATTCTTATTTTGATAGTAAGATTCTGATGGAATTCCTCAATACAAAAGAGGAAAAGTTTTTCCTTGAAGATGTACTTCAGGAGGATATAAAGGATATTGCAAATCTATATAAGAGTAACGGATTTCTTGGTGTAAAGATCACTTATGATGTGTCTTTCATAGAGGAAGATATGACATTGAATCTATCAATAAATATTGAAGAAGGTGTGCAGACTCATATATCAGGGATCAGTATAACGGGTAATCAGAAGTTCAGTACACAGGGATTGAAAAGAAGTATTAAATCGAGGGAAGGTAAACCGTTTAATGAATCCCATGTAGTAGATGACATGTACACTATACAGTCATTATATGTTCAGAAAGGGCATCTTTACGCGGGAGTTGATCTGAAGACCCGGTATAGTGAGGATAAAAAGGGGGTAGGGATTGATTATGCTGTTAGTGAAGATAAGCCGGTGTACCTTGGGAATATCTTTATAACAGGCAATTCCTTTACTAAGGATTATGTTATAAGGCGGGAACTCCTGATAAAAGAAGGGGATCTGTACAGTTATGAGAATATCCTGAGAAGTCAGAGAAGGCTTTTGTCCCTGGGTTATGTCAGGGATGTAAGGCTGGAGCCTGTAAATCCTGATGTTAAAGAACATAGAAAAGATATTGCTGTACATATAGATGAAGGGTTTCCCGGCACTGTTGAACTTGGTGTCGGTTATGGAGATGTTGAGAGATTCCGGGGGACATTTGAGGCACGCTATAAAAATCTTTTAGGGACAGGGCGGCAGGTGAGTATGAAGGTTGAAGGGAGTTCAATTGAACAAAAGTATGGAGTCGGTTACAAAGAACCATGGATATTCGGTTATCAGGCAGACGGCAGGATAAATGTGGCAGATCAGATGGAAAAAAAGAAGAGCTTTAACAGGCGTACATTCGGGTTGACCACAGGGATTGATAAGAGTTTCAGCGACTTTGTAAAGGGTTCATTAATGTTTCAGTATGAGGATGTAAAATTGTCGGATGTAAGCCCTACAGCCATACTCACATCTGAAGATACCGGTAAGACAGAGGTTGCTACAATAAATCCCTCTCTTATGATAGACAGGCGGGATGACCCGTTCAATCCTAAACGCGGACAGTTTTACAGTATCGCCTTCAGAGAGGCGGCCCAGCTTATAGGTTCTACTCCCCAATTTGTAAAGATAAACCTCCAGAGCAGTTTTTTCTACTCCCCCTTTTCAAGAGTTGTCCTCGCCCTTTCAGCACGCGGCGGTGCTGCATGGAATTTTGGTGAGTCAACTGAGGTGCCGATTTTTGAAAGATATTTTGCCGGAGGCAGGAGTACTGTAAGGGGATATGATCAGGAGAAACTCGGCATACCGGGTAAGACGATTATTTATGATGGACAAAGCTGGAACCCGACAGGCGGCAACATGATGGTAGTATTAAACGGAGAAATCAGATTCCCTCTGTTCAAGGGCCTCGGCATGGTAACCTTTGTAGACGGCGGTAATGTCTGGAGGAAGATAGAAGAGTTTGATGCCGCAGAGATAAAGAAAACTGCGGGCTTGGGGATACGTTATGACACGCCTGTAGGCCCGCTCAGGTTGGACATGGGATGCAAATTAGACAAGGAAGCAGGTGAAGATAAGTGTGTGCTGCATTTTACGCTGGGTCATGCCTTTTAG